The genome window GGCGGGCGCCGAGTCCCCGATAGGCCGCCCGCTGGGCCGCCTCCCGGAGCGTGGTGACGACCTCGCCGCCCGCGTTCCGGTCGCGGGTGATGTCGTTCCAGAGGGGGAGGAAGGACAGCAGCGGGTCGCTGCCGTCCAGGAGCGGGTCCTGCGCGTGCTCCAGGAACGTCGTCCCGTACACCTGCGAGGCGAACCCGGTGACCGGCGCGTACAACGGGCCGTCCCGATAGGTCCGTTCGAAGCGGAGCTGCTCCCCGGTGTCCTTCGAGCCGGTGACCGCGCGCCCCTCGACCACGATGTTCCCGCGCGGCTGCCCCCAACGGGCGATCGCCGGGCGGCGGTTGGCGGGATTGTCGTCGTGGGCGCGGGACTGGACGACCTGGACGCGGGCGGCGTTGACCAGAAGGGCGAGCAGCAGCAGCGCGCAGAGCGCGGCGGCACGGCGGATGTACTTGGTCATGCGCCCCGGCCCTCCCGGCTGCCGTCCTGCTCCTGCTGCCCCTCCCGGCCGGGTTCGGTGAGCGGTGGTCCGGGGTCGTACTGCCGTCTCGCGGAGTCGCTCATCCGCATCAGCAGGGCCACGATGATCCAGTTGGTGACGACGGAGGAGCCGCCCTGGGCGAGAAAGGGCATCGCCATGCCGGTGAGGGGGATGAGACCGGTGACACCGCCCGCGATGACGAAGACCTGGAGCGCGACGATCGAGGCGAGCCCGGTGGCGAGCAGTCGGCCGAAGGGGTCGCGCAGGGCGAGGCCGGTACGGAAGCCGCGCTCCACCAGCAGGGCGTAGAGCAGGAAGATCGCGGCCAGCCCGGCGAGCCCTAGTTCCTCGCCCGCCGTGGCCAGGATGAAGTCCGACTTCACGGCGAAGCCGATCAGCACGGAGTGGCCGAGGCCCAGACCGGTGCCGAGCAGCCCGCCGGCGGCGAACGCGAAAAGGGACTGGGCGAGTTGGCCGGGACCCCGGCCCGCCTCGATCGACGCGAACGGATGCAGCCAGTCCTCGACCCGGCTGTGCACATGCGGTTCGAGCCAGCCGACGGCCACCGCGCCCACACACGCCAGCAGCAGCCCCACCGCGATCCAGCCGGTCCGGCCGGTGGCCACGTACAGCATGATCACGAACAGGCCGAAGAACAGCAGCGAGGTGCCCAGGTCCCGTTCCAGGACCAGGACGCCGACGCTCAGCAGCCAGATGGTGACGATCGGGCCGAGCACACGCCCGGTGGGCAGTTGGAGGCGCTTGAACCGCCAGATCTGGCGCCCGGCGTACGCCAGCGCGTTGCGGTTGGCCGCGAGATAGCCGGCGAAGAACAGCGCCAGCAGCACCTTCGCGAACTCGCCCGGCTGGAGCGAGAACCCGGCGATCCGCACCCAGATCCGGGCCCCGTTGACCGGCGGGAACAGGATCGGCAGCGCCAGCAGGGCGAGGGCCGCGACCACCGAGACGTACGCGTACCGCTGGAGCACCCGGTGGTCCCGCAGCAGCGCCACTACCGTGATGAACAGCGCCACCCCGAGCGTCGACCAGTTCAGCTGCGCGGGCGCCGCCAGGTCGGCCGGGGTCTCCAGGTCGAGCCGGTGGATCAGCACCAGGCCCAGGCCGTTCAGCAGCACCGCGATCGGCAGCAGCAGCGGATCCGCGTACGGCGCCCGCAGCCGCACCGCCAGATGGGCCAGCAGCGCGAGCACGCCGAGCCCGGCGCCGTAGTCGGCGGCGCCGGGCGGGACGGTGCCGTGCTTCGCCAGACCGACGGCGCAGTAGCCGGACACGGAGAGCAGGACGGCCACGACGGTGAGGGTGAACTCGACGCCTCGGCGCCGGAGCAGGCGT of Streptomyces phaeolivaceus contains these proteins:
- a CDS encoding FtsW/RodA/SpoVE family cell cycle protein, coding for MTTKAGPTLAADPSDPSPPPAVRLLRRRGVEFTLTVVAVLLSVSGYCAVGLAKHGTVPPGAADYGAGLGVLALLAHLAVRLRAPYADPLLLPIAVLLNGLGLVLIHRLDLETPADLAAPAQLNWSTLGVALFITVVALLRDHRVLQRYAYVSVVAALALLALPILFPPVNGARIWVRIAGFSLQPGEFAKVLLALFFAGYLAANRNALAYAGRQIWRFKRLQLPTGRVLGPIVTIWLLSVGVLVLERDLGTSLLFFGLFVIMLYVATGRTGWIAVGLLLACVGAVAVGWLEPHVHSRVEDWLHPFASIEAGRGPGQLAQSLFAFAAGGLLGTGLGLGHSVLIGFAVKSDFILATAGEELGLAGLAAIFLLYALLVERGFRTGLALRDPFGRLLATGLASIVALQVFVIAGGVTGLIPLTGMAMPFLAQGGSSVVTNWIIVALLMRMSDSARRQYDPGPPLTEPGREGQQEQDGSREGRGA